The nucleotide window CCGGGGGTACCGGAACGCTGACTCATGTAGCGGCTCAACCCCGTCCGCGCCGAAGGCATTCCCCGGTACGGGCCGGAGCCCGGACCGGGTGGCGGACGTGCCTCAGCCCCGGCCCACGTACGGCATCGCCGTCGCCAGGACCGTGGCGAACTGCACGTTCGCCTCCAGCGGCAGTTCCGCCATGTGGAGCACCGTTCGCGCCACGTCCGCCGCCGCCATCACCGGCTCCACCGCCAGTTCGCCGTTGGCCTGGAGAATGCCGGTCCGCATCCGCTCGGTCATCTCCGTCGCCGCGTTGCCGATGTCGATCTGCCCGCAGGCGATCCGGTACGGACGTCCGTCCAGGGACAGCGACTTCGTCAGCCCGGTCATCGCGTGCTTCGTCGCGGTGTACGCGATCGAGTGCGGACGCGGCGCGTGCGCGGAGACCGAACCGTTGTTGATGATCCGGCCGCCCTGCGGGTCCTGCTCCTTCATCAGCCGGTACGCCGCCTGCGCGCACAGGAACGCGCCCGTCAGGTTGACGTCCACCACGGCCCGCCAGTCCTCGTACGCGATGTCCTCGACCGGCACCGAGCGCGGCCCGAACGTCCCCGCGTTGTTGAAGAGCAGGTCCATCCGGCCGAACCGCTCGCGCACGGCGGCGAAGAGCGCGGCCACCTCGGCGGGGTCGGCCACGTCCGTCGGTACGCACAGGGCGTCGCCGGCCCCCGCCTCCCGCGCGGTCTCCTCCAGTGCCGCCGGCCGTCGCCCGGCCAGGGTCACCGACCAGCCCGCGCCGGCCAGGGCCAGTGCCACGGCCTTCCCGATTCCCGACCCGGCACCCGTGACGACAGCGGTCCGCCGCTCAGCGTTCATGGCCCGGTAGCGTACGGGAGGTGGGGGTGCGGACGGCACGCAGTGCTCATCGGGTTGCCATCGGGATGTTGTGCACGCGACAACAGTCGGTCGTCGCCCCGCATTCCAATTCCCCCGACAGCAGCCGTCAGGGGAGGGGCACATGACACCCGCACAGATCGCCGCAACGCCTGCGCAGCCGGGCCACTCGACCGAACTCCGCGCCGCCGCACAGCATCTCGGCGCCGGACTGGACCGCCGCCGCTTCCTCACCGTCACCGGCGCCGCGGCCGCACTGGCCTTCGCCGTCAACCTCCCCAGCGCGGGCGCCGCCGGCGCCGCCGAACTCGACTCCCGGCAGATCACCGAGGACCCCTTCACACTCGGCGTCGGCTCGGGCGACCCGCTGCCCGACTCCGTGCTGCTCTGGACGAGACTCGCCCCGCGCCCTTACGAGCCGGGCAGCGGGATGCCGGCCGCCCGCGTCAGGGTCCGCTGGGAGATCGCCCGCGACGAGCGCTTCAGCCGCATCGTCCGGCGCGGATGGAGCACCGCCCATCCGGAGTTCGCCCACAGTGTCCACGTGGACATCGACGGACTCGACTCCGACCGCGTCTTCTACTACCGCTTCCGCGCCGGCACCTGGATCAGCCCGGCAGGCCGGACCCGCACGGCCCCGGCCCCGGGCGCGGCCAACAGCTCGCTGAGCATCGCGGCGGTCTCCTGCCAGGCGTACCACGACGGCTACTTCACCGCGTACAGGCACCTCGCCGACGAGGACGTCGACGTGGTCTTCCACCTCGGTGACTACCTCTACGAGTACGCCGTGAACGCCACCGGCGGCGCCCGTGCCTACACCGACCGCACGCTCCCGGGCCACTACAACCGCGAGACGGTCACCCTGGAGGACTACCGGCTGCGCTACGCCCTCTACAAGTCCGACCCGGACCTGCGGGCCGCCCACGCCGCTCACCCCTTCGTCGTCACCTGGGACGACCACGAGACGGAGAACAACTACGCGGGCGGCGCCCCCGAGAACAACGTCCCGCCGGAGGAGTTCCTGCTCCGCAGGGCAGCCGCCTACCGCGCGTACTGGGAGAACCAGCCGCTGCGCTCCCCGCAGCGGCCGACCGGCCCGGACATGCGGCTCTACCGCCGCCTCACCTTCGGCCGGCTGGCCCAGTTCGACATCCTCGACACCCGCCAGTACCGCAGCAACCAGGCGTTCGGTGACGGCTGGAAGGTGCCGGGCCCCGAATCCCAGGACCCCGCACGCACCATGACGGGAGCCGAGCAGGAGCGCTGGCTGATCGACGGCTGGCACGCCTCGCGGGCCCGGTGGAACGTGGTGCCCCAGCAGGTCGTCCTCGCCCAGCGGCGGGACGTACCGACCGACGCCTTCAAGCTGTCCATGGACTCGTGGGACGGCTACCCGGCCTCCCGGCAGCGGATTCTGAACGGTGCGCAGGCCGCCGGGGTCGACAACCTGATGGTGCTGACCGGCGATGTGCACGTCGGCTACGGCTTCGACCTGAAGAAGGACTTCGACGACCCCTCCTCCCGCACCATCGGTACGGAGATCGTCGCCACGTCCATCAGCAGCGGCAAGGACGGTGCGGAGCGGCCCGCGAACTGGACGAACCTGACGCAGGCCAACCCGCACCTGAAGTTCTACAACGGCCGCCGGGGCTACGCGCTGGTCACCTTCGGCACGAAGGAGGCCCGCGCCGACTTCCGTACGGTGTCGGGGGTCACGACCCCCGGTGCGGCCGTGACGACCGCGGGCTCCTTCGTGACCGAGGCGGGAAACCCTGGGCTCACGCCCGCCTGACAGCGGGACTCGTCGGCCGGGTAGCGGACGCCGATGCGGTCACGTACCGCGTCGAGCGTCCGCATCACGGCGAGGGAGCCGTCCAGCGGTACGAGCGGGGACTCCGTCTCGCCCGCCCGGATCGCGCGCATCACCTCGGCGGCCTCGTACTGCATCCCCGAGAGGCCCCGCGGACCGGGGCCCGAGTCGAACTCCTCCGGGTCCCGGCCCGGCCGGTGCAGGACGAACCGCTCCGGGTGGAAGAAGCCGTGCGGGAAGTCGATGCGGCCGGCCGTGCCGGTGACCGACGCGGTCGTCGGGTGGTCGCCGACGAGCGAGCAGGCGAGCAGCGCGGTGGCGCCCGAACCCGACCAGCCCAGCAGCATCCCGGTGTTCAGGTCGGTGCCCTCGGGGGAGAGCAGCGCGTCCGCCTGCACCCGGTCCGGCTCACCGAGCAGCAGGTGGGCGAAGGAGACCGGATAGACGCCGAGGTCCAGCAGCGCGCCGCCGCCCAGGGCCGGGTCGAGCAGCCGGTGGCCGGACTCGAACGCGCCCGCGAACCCGAAGTCGGCCTGGATCGTGCGGATGTCGCCGATGGCGCCGTCCCGCACGAGTTCGGTCATCCGCCGGATGACGGGGTTGCAGTACGTCCACATCGCTTCCATCAGGAACAGTCCGCGCTCCCGGGCCAGTGCGACGAGCTCCTCGGCCTCCCGGGAGTTGAGCGTGAACGACTTCTCGCACAGCACGTGCTTACCGGCCTCCAGGGCGAGCCCGGTGGCCTCCCGGTGCGCGGAGTGCGGCGTGGCCACGTACACCACGTCCACCTCGTCGTCGGCGAGGAGCCCCGCCCAGGACCCGTACGCGCGCTCGATCCCGAACCGTTCGGCGAACGTCTTCGCGGAGGCGTCCGTGCGGGAAGCCACCGCGACCACCTCGGCATCCGGCATCCCGAGGAGGTCCTCGGTGAACCGCGCGGCTATACCGCCCGTTGCCAGCACGCCCCATCGCACAGTTCTGCTCATGTCCGCCCCCATAAGTAAACGGTTCCGACCACCGTGGTTGAGCTGAGAGCATAGATGCGGATTCAACGATGTGGAGATGAGAATGCCGGACAGCGGCGGAAGCCGGGCCCAGAAAGAGCACATACACACGACAGGGACCGGCGTCGAAGCCGGTGCCGCCCCGATCACATCCACCCCCGCCGCCCGGCGGACCGGACTGCTGGTCACCCTGGTTCTCGGCGGACTGACCGCGCTGCCGCCCCTCTCGATGGACATGTACCTCCCGGCACTCCCGGAGGTCACCGACGTCCTGCACGCCCCCGCCTCGACCGTCCAGCTCACCCTGACCGCCTGTCTGGCGGGCATGGCGCTCGGCCAGCTCGTCGTCGGACCGATGAGCGACCGGTGGGGCCGGCGCAGACCGCTGCTCCTCGGCATGATCGTCTACGTGATCGCGACCGCGATCTGCGCGTTCGCCCCGACCGCCGAACTCCTCATCGGCTTCCGGCTCCTCCAGGGGCTGGCGGGCGCGGCCGGCATCGTCATCTCCCGGGCCGTGGTGCGTGACCTCTACGACGGCGTGGAGATGGCCAAGTTCTTCTCCACCCTCATGCTCATCTCCGGAGTCGCCCCGATCATCGCCCCGGTGATCGGCGGACAGGTGCTCCGCTTCACCGACTGGCGGGGCATCTTCGTCGTCCTCACCGGCGTGGGCATCGTGCTCACCCTGGTCGTGTGGAAGTGGCTGCACGAGACGCTGCCGCCCGAGGAACGCCACGGCGGCGGCGTCGGCGAGGCGCTGCGCACCATGCGCGGACTGCTCGCCGACCGGGTGTTCACCGGCTACATGATCGCCGGCAGCCTCGCCTTCGCCGCGCTCTTCGCCTACGTGAGTGCCTCGCCGTTCGTCGTGCAGGAGATCTACGGCGCCTCGCCGCAGACGTTCAGCCTGCTCTTCGGCATCAACTCGATCGGCCTGATCGCCGTCGGACAGATCAATGGCAAGGTGCTGGTGGGCCGGGTCAGCCTGGACAAGGCGCTCGGCTTCGGACTCGGCGTCATCTCGCTGGCCGCCGTCGCACTCCTGCTGATGACGTCCGGGGTCTTCGGCGACGTCGGCCTGCTGCCGGTTTCGGCCGGACTCTTCGTACTGATGTCGGCGATGGGCCTCGCGATGCCCAACACCAACGCCCAGGCACTCATGCGTACGAAGCACGCGGCCGGCTCGGCGTCGGCGCTGCTCGGCACGTCGTCGTTCCTGATCGGGGCGATCGCCTCGCCGCTCGTCGGAATCGCGGGGGAGCGAACGGCCGTGCCGATGGCCGTGGTGCAGGTGGTCTGCGCGCTCGGAGCGGTGGTGTGCTTCCTGGCGCTGTGCAGGCCGTGGCAGCGGGCCCGTACGGCGGGCGGGCTCTGACGGCGGGCGGGCTCTGACGGGGCGGGACGCGGGGCGGGCGCTCGTGAGGGCCCGCCCCGGCCGGTCAGCCGCTGCGGGGATAGCCGATGAGATGGAGCCGGTCCCTGCGGTCCGTCCAGGGGAACAGGCCGACGCCCGCCGTTTCCATCCCCGGCAGCCGCACATTCGGTGACAGCGGTGAGACCGTCCCGCTGGTGAGCTCCATCTCGACCGGCTCGCCGCCCCCGTCCAGGGCGTCCGACGCGTCCCGCACGTTCGTCGCGCCGTAGGCCACCCCCCGGTCCGTCACCGAGGCGAGCGTCACCGAGGCCGAACCGTCCTCGTCCTCCAGACAGAACCCCTTCGCCGCCCCCAGGTCGAACCCCAGGTTCCCAGCCACGAGATAGCCGTCCGACGCCGCTACGACGGCCTCCGGATAACGCCCCGGCTCGATCGCCGGCCTGTGGCACTCCACCGAGACCACCGGCTTTCCCGTCGCCGCTTCGTGCACCGCCCACAGCTCATGGCTCGCGGCTCGCTTCGCGCCCTTGGCCAGCTGCCATTTCGCCAGGATCCACCCCGGCGCCACGGACGTCGGCACCCCGCTCCGCCGGTCGGTGCCCTTGGGCGCCACGTTCCGGCTGAACCAGCCGCCCCGCACCCAGAACTCCTCTGCCCCGCTCACCAGCAGCCCCTGCCCGGTCTGGCCCCGGACCTCCGTGAGCTGCTTGCACGCAGGGCAGCCCTTCGGATACTTCAGCGCGGTGGAGGCGACCCGGGACACCTCACCGGTGGCCGGATCGATCATCGCGCTGTTCGCACGCCCGTCACTGATCAGGATGTCGGGACCGGTGGCGGTCACCTTCGGCGCGCCGCTCCACGGCACCTCGGCCCGGCGGCGGCTGCCGTCGGCGGCGTCGTACACGTCGAGGGAGACGAACGTGTCCGTGGCGGAGAGGCCGTCGCCGACCTTCCCGTACGCCCAGGTCACGAAGAACTGCCGGTCCGCCGCGGCCACGGAGATCAGCTTCGGGAAGTGCAGCGGGTCCGGCGGGCGCCAGGCCGGGCCGCTCCACGCCAGCTTTCCGGATGCCGCGTCCAAGGTCCGCAGCTGGTAGCGGTTCCCGGAGGCCGTCACCAGGAAGGCCAGCCGGCCGGTCGGCCGGGACACCGCGAACTCGGGCGCCGCGCCGATGATCTCCCAGCCGTGGGCCGTCGAGTAGGCAGGCGGGACGGTCAGCCGCGTCGAGGGACCGGAACTCTTCGCCGCCGGCTTCTTCGGAGACCCGCCGCTCTCGTCGCTGCCGCCGTCGCCCCCGCAGGTCGCCAGCAGGAGCAGCAGGGCCAGGACCAGCACCCCTCCGGCCAGAGCCAGGCGCACGATCCTCTGTCTCATTGGTCCCCCCGATGAGCAATCCCCGAACCTCGCGGCGGTCAGCGTAGCAACAGCCCACCGGGGGACAGCAGTTCGGTTTCGTCGCCGTTCCGTCCCGATTCCGTACCGGCGGACGGGCGGCGGCCGGCCTGCCGCCTGCCTACAATTCGGCGGTGAACGCCTCCACCCCCACCGCGGAGTCCCTGCGCACGGCCCTGGCCGTGCTGCTCGACGGGCTGCCGCCCAAGCAGGCCGGCCAGGCAGTCGACCGGCTGATCGCCAGCTACCGCGGGACCACGCCCACAGCGGCCCCGATCCTGCGCGACCGCTCCGACGTCGTCGCGTACGCCGCGTACCGGATGCCCGCGACCTTCGAAGCCGCACGGTCCGCGCTCGCCGCCCTGCGCGAAGCCGCCCCGCACTGGGCTCCCGCCACGCACACCGATGTCGGGGGCGGCACGGGTGCGGCGAGCTGGGCGGTGGCCGGGGCCTGGCAGGGGACGGCGACCACGGTCCTGGACTGGGCCGAGCCCGCACTCGTGCTGGGCCGCGAACTGGCGGCGGCGTCGGACCTCCCCGGGCTGCGCGGAGCCCAGTGGCAGCAGGCCAGGATCGGCGCCGCACTGGAGCTCGCGCCCGCGGACCTGGTGACCGTCTCGTACGTACTCAAGGAGCTCACCCCGCAGGCCAGGGCCGAGCTGGTGGACGCGGCGGCGGGCTCCGCACAGGCCGTGGTGATCGTCGAGCCCGGCACCCCCGACGGATACGAGCGCGTCATCGAGGCCCGTACGCGGCTGATCACCGCCGGGTTCACCGTCGCCGCGCCCTGCCCGCACGACGACGCCTGCCCCATCGGACCGGGCACCGACTGGTGCCACTTCTCCGCCCGGGTCAGCCGCTCCTCGCTGCACCGGCAGGTCAAGGGCGGCTCCCTGAGCCACGAGGACGAGAAGTTCAGTTACGTCGCCGCGACGCGCTTTCCCGTGACGCCCGCCGCTGCCCGGGTCACCCGCAGGCCGCAGATCCGCAAGGGGCAGGTGCTCCTCGAACTCTGCACCCGCGACGAGGCCCTGCGGCGCGACACGGTCACCAAGCGGCACGGCGAGCTGTACCGGGCGGCCAGGGACACCGCGTGGGGTGACCCCTGGCCGCCCGAGGCCTCACAGCCGTAGCTCCTGGGTGCAGCACTTCACGCTGCCCCCGCCCTTCAGCAGCTCGCCCAGATCCCCATCGGCACCGGATCGAAGCCGCGGTCCCGTTGGCGGCGAAGACCACGTCCGGCAGGCCGGGGCGAGGAGTCAGCAGGTCGACGGTGTGCCCGAGCGTGCGGTAGCGGTCGCGCAGATGTGGCGTCACGGTTCAATGCGGGCTCCTCTCGAACGGCATCCTCGGCTGCGGAACGGTGGGACGCACCGTCGGTGCGTGAGCTCGTGGTGCGCCGCGCCCGGCCGATCCGCAGTGCACCGACCGGGTGGTTCGTACGGGGGTCCGAGCGGGCGGTCCCCGGGCCCGCCCTCCGCCGAACCAAGACGAGACGTATCGGTTGGCTCCACGCTAGATTGGCGGACATGTCACCCACCAAGGCCCCCGACTCCAGCCGCCGCAGCGACCGCTCCCGCCGCGCCATCCACGACGCCGCTCTCGCCCTGGTCGTGGAGGTCGGCTACGGGAAGACGACGATCGAGGGGATCGCCGCCCGGGCCGGGGTCGGCAAGCAGACGATCTACCGCTGGTGGCCGTCGAAGGCGGCCGTACTCCTGGAGGCGTTCACCGCCCTCGCGGAACGGGCGGCGGAGACCGCGGGGGAGGTGCACGGGCTGCCGGACACCGGGGATCTCGCGGCCGACCTCAAGCGCGTCCTGCGTGCCACCGTCGACGAACTGAACGACCCGGCGATCGAGGCGCCGACCCGCGCGCTCACCGCCGAGGGGATCGTCGATCCGAAGCTGGGCGCCGAATTCACCGAGAAACTGCTCGACCCGCAGCTCCAGTTCTATGTCACACGCTTGCGCGCCGCCCAGGAGGCCGGACAGCTCAGGGCCGGTATCGACCCCCGCATCGCCCTGGAGCTGCTGATCGCACCCCTGACCCACCGCTGGCTGCTACGGACCCTCCCGCTGACACACGCGTACGCCGACACCGTGGTCGACTACGCCCTCCGGGGCCTGTCGGCGGAGGACTGAAACAAGCCCGGTATGTCATGACATCCGGCGTGATGGCACTCACCTTCGTGTATCTCACCCCGTACCCGCTCGAGAACTCTGGCCACCCAGGGCGCAGGATGGTGGGACGATGGAGAGGCAACGTGAGGTGAGGGGATAGATGGGCGCCGATTCCGGCCGTTATCGCGGCACAGAGAACAGGATTACCCAGTGGCTGCGGCGACGACCCAAACCGCAGCGGGCCGAAGCCGATGACAGGGCGGCCCGCCTGGAGCTGCTACTGGCCGTCGCCGACGCGGGCATGCCGATCTCGCCCGCCGCGCATCCGAACGGTTACCGGTGTTCGTGCGAACGCGTCGGATGTCCGACCCCCGCGCGTCACCCCGTCTCGTTCGCCTGGCAGACCCAGTCGACGACCGACCGCGCGCAGATCGAGCGCTGGGCCGAAGGCCAGCCACTGGCCAACTTCATCACCGCGACGGGCATGATCCACGACGTCCTGGACGTCCCGCTGACCGCCGGTGCCGGAGCTCTGGAACGGCTCCTCGCCGCCGGGATCGACGTCGGCCCCGTCGCCCGGTCCGGCCAGGACAGGATGCTCTTCTTCACCGCCACCCGCGGGACCCCCGAGGACGAGGACGAGTGGTGGCCCTGCGAGCTGGACTGCCACCCCGAGACCATGGACGAGCATCCGGGGCTGCGCTGGCACTGCCGCGGCAGCTATGTCCTGATCCCGCCCGCGCGGCTTCCCGGTGAGCTGGATGAGCTCGATGTGCACTGGCTCAGGGGACCGGAGCATCCGCTGCCGGATCCGCTGACCCTGCTGGAGACGCTGACCGACGCGTGCGCGCAGTACGCGGACTCCGCGGAGCAGAGCGACCTGGACCACGATTCCGTGGCATGGCCGCTCAGCCGCTAGGTCCTGTCTGGAGTTCCCCCGCGGCGTCGCGGCGTCCGGCACCGCCGCCTCCGGCGTTGTCGTCAGTCGCGAGGGCTCCGCCATCGCTCCCTCCTCCGCCTTGGATTCGACGGCACCGGACGCCGCTCCTTCTCCCGCGCTGGAACTCCAGACAG belongs to Streptomyces finlayi and includes:
- a CDS encoding multidrug effflux MFS transporter; its protein translation is MPDSGGSRAQKEHIHTTGTGVEAGAAPITSTPAARRTGLLVTLVLGGLTALPPLSMDMYLPALPEVTDVLHAPASTVQLTLTACLAGMALGQLVVGPMSDRWGRRRPLLLGMIVYVIATAICAFAPTAELLIGFRLLQGLAGAAGIVISRAVVRDLYDGVEMAKFFSTLMLISGVAPIIAPVIGGQVLRFTDWRGIFVVLTGVGIVLTLVVWKWLHETLPPEERHGGGVGEALRTMRGLLADRVFTGYMIAGSLAFAALFAYVSASPFVVQEIYGASPQTFSLLFGINSIGLIAVGQINGKVLVGRVSLDKALGFGLGVISLAAVALLLMTSGVFGDVGLLPVSAGLFVLMSAMGLAMPNTNAQALMRTKHAAGSASALLGTSSFLIGAIASPLVGIAGERTAVPMAVVQVVCALGAVVCFLALCRPWQRARTAGGL
- a CDS encoding SDR family oxidoreductase, which encodes MNAERRTAVVTGAGSGIGKAVALALAGAGWSVTLAGRRPAALEETAREAGAGDALCVPTDVADPAEVAALFAAVRERFGRMDLLFNNAGTFGPRSVPVEDIAYEDWRAVVDVNLTGAFLCAQAAYRLMKEQDPQGGRIINNGSVSAHAPRPHSIAYTATKHAMTGLTKSLSLDGRPYRIACGQIDIGNAATEMTERMRTGILQANGELAVEPVMAAADVARTVLHMAELPLEANVQFATVLATAMPYVGRG
- a CDS encoding small ribosomal subunit Rsm22 family protein; the encoded protein is MNASTPTAESLRTALAVLLDGLPPKQAGQAVDRLIASYRGTTPTAAPILRDRSDVVAYAAYRMPATFEAARSALAALREAAPHWAPATHTDVGGGTGAASWAVAGAWQGTATTVLDWAEPALVLGRELAAASDLPGLRGAQWQQARIGAALELAPADLVTVSYVLKELTPQARAELVDAAAGSAQAVVIVEPGTPDGYERVIEARTRLITAGFTVAAPCPHDDACPIGPGTDWCHFSARVSRSSLHRQVKGGSLSHEDEKFSYVAATRFPVTPAAARVTRRPQIRKGQVLLELCTRDEALRRDTVTKRHGELYRAARDTAWGDPWPPEASQP
- a CDS encoding bifunctional DNA primase/polymerase is translated as MGADSGRYRGTENRITQWLRRRPKPQRAEADDRAARLELLLAVADAGMPISPAAHPNGYRCSCERVGCPTPARHPVSFAWQTQSTTDRAQIERWAEGQPLANFITATGMIHDVLDVPLTAGAGALERLLAAGIDVGPVARSGQDRMLFFTATRGTPEDEDEWWPCELDCHPETMDEHPGLRWHCRGSYVLIPPARLPGELDELDVHWLRGPEHPLPDPLTLLETLTDACAQYADSAEQSDLDHDSVAWPLSR
- a CDS encoding alkaline phosphatase D family protein, giving the protein MTPAQIAATPAQPGHSTELRAAAQHLGAGLDRRRFLTVTGAAAALAFAVNLPSAGAAGAAELDSRQITEDPFTLGVGSGDPLPDSVLLWTRLAPRPYEPGSGMPAARVRVRWEIARDERFSRIVRRGWSTAHPEFAHSVHVDIDGLDSDRVFYYRFRAGTWISPAGRTRTAPAPGAANSSLSIAAVSCQAYHDGYFTAYRHLADEDVDVVFHLGDYLYEYAVNATGGARAYTDRTLPGHYNRETVTLEDYRLRYALYKSDPDLRAAHAAHPFVVTWDDHETENNYAGGAPENNVPPEEFLLRRAAAYRAYWENQPLRSPQRPTGPDMRLYRRLTFGRLAQFDILDTRQYRSNQAFGDGWKVPGPESQDPARTMTGAEQERWLIDGWHASRARWNVVPQQVVLAQRRDVPTDAFKLSMDSWDGYPASRQRILNGAQAAGVDNLMVLTGDVHVGYGFDLKKDFDDPSSRTIGTEIVATSISSGKDGAERPANWTNLTQANPHLKFYNGRRGYALVTFGTKEARADFRTVSGVTTPGAAVTTAGSFVTEAGNPGLTPA
- a CDS encoding TetR/AcrR family transcriptional regulator translates to MSPTKAPDSSRRSDRSRRAIHDAALALVVEVGYGKTTIEGIAARAGVGKQTIYRWWPSKAAVLLEAFTALAERAAETAGEVHGLPDTGDLAADLKRVLRATVDELNDPAIEAPTRALTAEGIVDPKLGAEFTEKLLDPQLQFYVTRLRAAQEAGQLRAGIDPRIALELLIAPLTHRWLLRTLPLTHAYADTVVDYALRGLSAED